AGCACAGTTTATTGCTATAAAAGGTTTGCCTGCCCTGTTGCTGCTACTATGTATTGTCTGAGCTATTAATTCTTTGCCGGTTCCGCTTTCACCTGTTATCAGGACTGTTGCGTCAGTATCTTTTATTTTATCCACTATGCTTTTAATATCCAGAATTGCTTTTGATTCTCCGATAGGTGTTTTCCGCAAGTGTCCTTGCAATAAGTCCAGTTCTTTTTTTAGGTTCAGTTTTTCAGCTGCTGTATTGAGCAAAATTAAAAGCTGATCGTTGTCTATTGGCTTTGTAATAAAGTAATATGCCCCGGATTTTATAGCTTTAATTGAGTTCTCAATTGTTGAATAGGCCGTCATGATAATTACTACAGCGTTTGGATCCACAGCAAGCAACTCGTCCATAAGAATGAGACCGCTGCCTTCTGACAGTCTTAAATCCAGCAATACTAAGCTGATTTTTTCCTCTATGAATATCCTCTTTGCATCACTGACGTTGTCGCTTGTGTATACATGGTAGCTGTCTTCAAGGAGAAATTTTAGAGCTCGCAATATATTATTTTCATCGTCAACTATCAATATTTTAGTCTTCATTTTTTACTCCCATCCTTACTGTTAAAAATACAAATAACCCGCTGGTCTTCTTATTATTTCCAGCTACAATTTTTCCTCCGTTTTCTTCCACAAGTTTTTTAACAATAAACATACCTACACCATTTCCATTATCTTTTGTGGTATAAAACGGTTCAAATATATAGTCTAAGGACTCATCATCCATCCCACATCCATTGTCTACAATCTCAATATTTACATTTTTGCCATCAACATATCCATTTATTTTTATAGTTGGATTCTCAGTACCAATAAGTGCATCCTTACTGTTTAGAATAATATTTATAATAGTTTGCTTAAAGTGACTTAAATCAAACTCAATATAAATATCCTCAGGGATTTTCAAATCTATATTAATATCTCTAATTTGCAATTTAATAAATTTAATAGCATTTTCTAATTCGTTTTTAAGATTCAATACTTTAATTTGCGGTTTTCTCGGAGAAGTGTACTCCATAAACTCTTTAATCAGATCATCTATTCTGTCTATTTCTTCAGGAATATCTTCTGCAGCTGCAAGCATAAATTCCTTATTATCCATTTTATTCTTCATTTGAGTTGTATAAATTTTTATTGATGTTAAAGGGTTTCTAATTTCATGCGCAAGAGAGGATATTATTTTATCCATAAATTGAAGCTTGTCATAATTTCTCAGCTCATTTATAAGGAGTTTTTCCTCTCTGGTTTTTTCTTCTATTATTCTGTTTAGCTTCCTGTTAATCAATTGAACGCTGAGAACTATTAATGAAAGTATAAATAAAAAAAATAAAAGCATTTTAATTTTCATTTCAGTTTCTTTACTTGTATTTTTTATAGGTGTCCCGAACCACTTCCTGTGTAATACATCATACATACCATTATTTTGTATTTCATCTAATCCTTCATTCAGCTTTCTTAATAATTGTGGATTGTCCTTTGAAACCGCCATAGAATACTTTTGCTCATTAAGCTTCTGCCCAACAATTTTAATCTGGTCAATCCAGTTGTTTTCCTTGCAAATATAATTAACAGTAAGGGTATTTCCAACCATGGCTTCTACCTCACCGTTAATTAGGGCCTCAGTTGCCTCCTCCATGGTATCATACTGAATTATTGTTATATCTTTAATCATGCTCAATTCAAGATATACAATATCCTCCCTCAGTACAGACACAACTTTGTTTACAAGGTTAGAATTATCATTAATCGAGTAATTATTATTCCTTACAAAAACTGATTGGGAATTAAGGAGTAGAGAGTCTGTAAAATTAAACCTGGCCCTCCTATCGTCAGATTCTTTCATACCCTGGATAATATCTGCCTGGTTTCTTTCTATGGAATAAAAGGCATCCTCCCATTTCATCGGCATAAATTCAAACTCCATGCCTGTTACAAGACTTATCGCTTTAAGCAAATCTACGTTAAATCCTTTGTAAATACCGTCGCTGTCCAAAAACTCATAAGGGGGAAATTGGATATCTCCGGCTACTCTAAAAGTATCTGTATCTGAGAAGCCGTAGGCAATGGCTGTATTCATAAAAAGTATCAATATAAGTAAAACAGTAGCTTTTTTAATCATTTTATCTACCCTTCTAAACATGTGTACCAGTAGTTTCTATATTACCACACGAAGTTAATCAATTCTACAAAAAATGTTTTCCAACAAGAAAATAATACCTCTGTCAATTTAACAGAGGTATCTTCTATCTCTTTACTTACCTGTTGCAAATTCAGTAATAATTACAGGTAACTTAGCGTTTAAAATTTTTACTTTGTCTTCATTATCAGTTTCTATAATGTATAATGAAAATCCATCTACTTTCCTTTTGCCACCATGCTCTGGCAGCTCTAAAGTAAACTCATTTACAGAGAAGAATGTTACAACTTCTGATTTTTTAAGAAGATATTCTTCCTTCTCGTTAAGTATTTGCATTTTAGAAAGAAATCCGCTTTTTACAATGAAATTATAATCTCTGCAGTCCAGAGTATTCTTTGAAAAAGTGTTCCATGATCCGTCGAAGTATTCAACATCGTATTTTCTGAGGCTTCTGTCATAAAGTCTGCTGTGCTTCAAGCTAAGCTCTCCATTTAAGGGCAGAATATATCTCTGGTATCCGGTAAAATCCGAAAATGTAGATTCTGTTGAAGTAAAGGTTGCAGATGAAATTCTCCACAAAAAATCCTTATTAGAAAACACAGAATCATACGGATAAATTGCCAGCTGTGTAGTTTCTCCGCCGGCCCATTTTGTGGTCACAAAGTTTTCCTTTTTAATAATTTTTTCTTTCATTCCTTCACCCTCTCAAAAGTTAATTTAATACTCATCGAAAGCCTAATATATTTTAAGTTCCTTTATCACTCTATTGAACTCTTCTAGTTTCTCTTCGTCCTTAACCAGCGGAAGGTTAGCCTCAATGTTTATTAAGCATCCATTGGTTCCTATCTTCGCCATCTCACGTCCGATTACTATGTCGGAATTACAGTTTGGATTAGTCTTGCCTTCCAGCTCTGCTCCAATATCGTAAATCCTTCGGCAAAGTTTTGCATTTTCCATTGGAGCAGTAGCTCCAACTACTCCTGCATCAGCGATTGCTTTTTTCCTTATTTCTTTTTCTTCTTCAGTTCCTTTAGGAAGCTTGTACGCATTGATTATAACACCATACGCATTGGCATCATCCACTATCCCGGCCAACAGCTTTTCTCTTAATTCTTCAAGCTCCTTCGCATACTCCAATTGGCTTTCAGAAGATATTCCAAAATCCTTCTTTGTGGACAGCTTGCAAACCATCCCTATAAGTCCACAGGCTAAAGCTCCAGATAAGGCTGAGGCACTGCCTCCTCCAACTGTAACGTCATCTGTATCTAAAATCAGCTCTAATACACTTTTATAGTCCATGCTTTTCTCCTCTTTTCTTTCTACTAAATTAATACTATAAGGGCTCGCAAAATGCAAGCCCAAAAGTTTTATAATTTTATAAAATATGCAAATTATTTATTGCTCGTCCAGCAATCTCTTTTCCAATATTTGATCAATGCTAAAGTTTTCTATCTGCAAGTAATACTCAGCAACATCAAGAAGAGATTTCATAGGTATAGTTCCGATTACTTCGCTGCCAACTACATTCACACCATATCTTCTCGCTTCCATCTTTATCATTTCAAAGGCTTGATATACAGCTGACTTTTCATAGTTTACAAGGTTCATTGAAACCTGTGTTTGATTTCTTTCTTCAAGCTTAAGTCCTATAGCCTTTACATATCTAAGTCCGCCACCTAAATGTCTTACTTTTTTTGCAATTTTATCTGCGACTTCAACATTTGGTGTATCCAAGTTTACATTGAATGCCACGAGAGGAACTCTCGCTCCTACGGCAGTAGCACCGCTTTTTGAATTCATTTCTTGAGGCCCGAAGTCCGGCTTCCATTTATCTTCTTTAATTTTTTCAAAGAAACCTTCATATTGTCCTTTTCTTACAGATGCAAGATTTCTTCTATCTTCCTTTGTGCATGCATCCTCATACAGGTACACAGGTATCCCCCAGCTTCCAAGCTCAGCTCCTACCTCTTTAGCTGTTTCAATACAATCACCAATAGTCACATTAGAAACCGGAGTAAAAGGAATAACATCTGTAGCTCCCATTCTTGGATGAGCGCCTTCATGCTTTGTCATATCAATAAGTTCCGCTGCTTTTCTCGCTGTATTAATTGCAGCCTCCTTAATCTTTTCCGGTGATCCAATCATTGTTAAAACTGTTCTGTTGTGATCTTTGTCAGATGAGT
Above is a window of Sedimentibacter sp. MB35-C1 DNA encoding:
- a CDS encoding transporter substrate-binding domain-containing protein, with the protein product MFRRVDKMIKKATVLLILILFMNTAIAYGFSDTDTFRVAGDIQFPPYEFLDSDGIYKGFNVDLLKAISLVTGMEFEFMPMKWEDAFYSIERNQADIIQGMKESDDRRARFNFTDSLLLNSQSVFVRNNNYSINDNSNLVNKVVSVLREDIVYLELSMIKDITIIQYDTMEEATEALINGEVEAMVGNTLTVNYICKENNWIDQIKIVGQKLNEQKYSMAVSKDNPQLLRKLNEGLDEIQNNGMYDVLHRKWFGTPIKNTSKETEMKIKMLLFFLFILSLIVLSVQLINRKLNRIIEEKTREEKLLINELRNYDKLQFMDKIISSLAHEIRNPLTSIKIYTTQMKNKMDNKEFMLAAAEDIPEEIDRIDDLIKEFMEYTSPRKPQIKVLNLKNELENAIKFIKLQIRDINIDLKIPEDIYIEFDLSHFKQTIINIILNSKDALIGTENPTIKINGYVDGKNVNIEIVDNGCGMDDESLDYIFEPFYTTKDNGNGVGMFIVKKLVEENGGKIVAGNNKKTSGLFVFLTVRMGVKNED
- a CDS encoding HutD family protein, with the translated sequence MKEKIIKKENFVTTKWAGGETTQLAIYPYDSVFSNKDFLWRISSATFTSTESTFSDFTGYQRYILPLNGELSLKHSRLYDRSLRKYDVEYFDGSWNTFSKNTLDCRDYNFIVKSGFLSKMQILNEKEEYLLKKSEVVTFFSVNEFTLELPEHGGKRKVDGFSLYIIETDNEDKVKILNAKLPVIITEFATGK
- a CDS encoding cyclodeaminase/cyclohydrolase family protein; this translates as MDYKSVLELILDTDDVTVGGGSASALSGALACGLIGMVCKLSTKKDFGISSESQLEYAKELEELREKLLAGIVDDANAYGVIINAYKLPKGTEEEKEIRKKAIADAGVVGATAPMENAKLCRRIYDIGAELEGKTNPNCNSDIVIGREMAKIGTNGCLINIEANLPLVKDEEKLEEFNRVIKELKIY
- the ftcD gene encoding glutamate formimidoyltransferase: MRKLMECVPNFSEGRDEALVEKIVDEARKIEGITILDYSSDKDHNRTVLTMIGSPEKIKEAAINTARKAAELIDMTKHEGAHPRMGATDVIPFTPVSNVTIGDCIETAKEVGAELGSWGIPVYLYEDACTKEDRRNLASVRKGQYEGFFEKIKEDKWKPDFGPQEMNSKSGATAVGARVPLVAFNVNLDTPNVEVADKIAKKVRHLGGGLRYVKAIGLKLEERNQTQVSMNLVNYEKSAVYQAFEMIKMEARRYGVNVVGSEVIGTIPMKSLLDVAEYYLQIENFSIDQILEKRLLDEQ